In a single window of the Drosophila subpulchrella strain 33 F10 #4 breed RU33 chromosome X, RU_Dsub_v1.1 Primary Assembly, whole genome shotgun sequence genome:
- the LOC119556222 gene encoding odorant receptor 10a — MAKWFRFLKRDQSLSVYFFAVPRLSLNIMGYWPERSGDRLPLRCIVNFVILAIGVITELHAGLRFLDQQQITLALETLCPAGTSAVTLLKMFLMLRYRQDLWAMWTRLRSLLFDLRPELPNQRQIRLKHSVMAARINFWPLSTGFFTCTTYNLKPILIALVLYLQNRDDDFAWFTPFNMTMPEALLRSPFFPLTYIFIAYTGYVTIFMFGGCDGFYFEFCAHLSALFEVLQSEIRSIFKPYKDHLELSPVQLYHLEERMRAVIIRHNDILNLTMFFRERYVIITLAHFVSAGMVIGFSMVNLLAVSNNGLGALLYVAYTIAALSQLLVYCYGGTLVAESSAELSQVMFSCPWQLFRPQQRRLVLFLIMRSQRPMSMAVPFFSPSLATFASILQTSGSIIALVTSFQ; from the exons ATGGCCAAGTGGTTTCGGTTCCTCAAGCGCGATCAATCCCTTTCTGTGTATTTCTTTGCTGTGCCCCGTCTCAGCCTGAACATAATGGGCTATTGGCCAGAAAGGTCGGGCGACAGGCTGCCCTTGAGATGCATCGTTAACTTCGTGATCCTGGCCATTGGCGTCATCACCGAACTGCATGCAGGACTACGTTTCCTGGACCAACAGCAGATCACCTTGGCATTGGAGACCCTCTGTCCGGCGGGCACTTCGGCGGTCACGCTGCTCAAGATGTTCCTCATGCTGCGCTATCGCCAGGATCTGTGGGCCATGTGGACGCGCCTGAGGAGCCTGCTCTTCGATCTCAGGCCGGAGCTGCCGAATCAGCGGCAAATCCGGCTGAAACACTCCGTCATGGCGGCCCGCATCAACTTCTGGCCACTGTCCACCGGATTTTTTACTTGCACCACCTACAACCTGAAACCCATCCTCATCGCCTTGGTCCTGTACCTCCAGAATCGAGACGACGATTTCGCCTGGTTCACACCCTTCAATATGAC CATGCCAGAAGCTCTTCTGCGATCACCATTTTTTCCCCTGACCTATATATTCATTGCCTACACGGGCTATGTTACCATCTTTATGTTCGGAGGCTGTGATGGTTTCTATTTCGAGTTCTGTGCCCACTTGTCGGCTCTTTTTGAAGTGCTGCAGTCGGAGATACGATCCATTTTCAAGCCCTACAAAG ATCACTTGGAGCTTTCGCCAGTGCAGCTGTATCATTTGGAGGAGCGAATGCGGGCAGTGATCATCAGGCACAATGACATTCTCAATCTGACCATGTTTTTCCGGGAGCGCTATGTGATTATCACCTTGGCGCACTTTGTGTCCGCTGGCATGGTGATTGGTTTCAGCATGGTCAATCTTCTGGCCGTGAGCAACAATGGTCTGGGAGCCCTTCTTTATGTGGCCTATACGATCGCAGCCCTGAGCCAACTGCTGGTTTATTGCTATGGCGGAACTCTGGTGGCCGAAAGT AGTGCGGAACTGAGCCAAGTGATGTTCTCCTGTCCCTGGCAATTGTTTAGGCCTCAACAGCGACGCCTGGTTCTCTTTCTGATCATGCGATCCCAGCGGCCCATGTCCATGGCAGTGCCCTTCTTTTCACCTTCACTGGCCACCTTTGCCTCG ATTCTTCAGACTTCGGGCTCCATTATAGCCTTGGTTACATCCTTTCAGTAg
- the LOC119556223 gene encoding glutamine synthetase 2 cytoplasmic produces MSGRILEDSPNARINKTILDRYLSLPLQENIVQATYVWIDGTGEDLRCKDRTLDFIPQSPKELPVWNYDGSSCYQAEGSNSDTYLYPVAIYKDPFRRGNNILVMCDTYKFDGTPTDTNKRKTCLEVANKCVGEEPWFGIEQEYTFLDFDGHPLGWPKNGFPGPQGPYYCGVGANKVYARDIVDAHYRACLYAGIKVSGTNAEVMPAQWEFQVGPCVGISIGDDLWMARFLLHRISEEFGIVSTLDPKPMPGDWNGAGAHTNVSTKAMREDGGIRDIEKAVAKLSKCHERHIRAYDPKQGQDNARRLTGKHETSSINDFSAGVANRGCSIRIPRGVNDDGKGYFEDRRPSSNCDPYSVVEAILRTICLDE; encoded by the exons ATGTCCGGTAGGATCCTGGAGGACTCGCCCAATGCGCGCATCAACAAGACCATCCTTGACCGCTACCTGTCGCTGCCGCTGCAGGAGAACATCGTCCAGGCCACCTACGTGTGGATCGACGGAACCGGCGAGGACCTGCGCTGCAAGGACCGCACCCTCGACTTCATCCCCCAGAGCCCCAAGG AGCTGCCCGTTTGGAACTACGATGGAAGCTCGTGCTACCAGGCCGAGGGGTCCAACTCGGACACCTACCTGTACCCGGTGGCCATCTACAAGGACCCCTTCCGCCGCGGCAACAACATCCTGGTGATGTGCGACACCTACAAGTTCGACGGCACCCCCACGGACACCAACAAGCGCAAGACCTGCCTGGAGGTGGCCAACAAGTGCGTCGGCGAGGAGCCCTGGTTCGGCATCGAGCAGGAGTACACCTTCCTCGACTTCGACGGCCATCCACTCGGCTGGCCCAAGAACGGCTTCCCCGGACCCCAGGGACCCTACTACTGCGGCGTTGGTGCCAACAAG GTTTACGCCCGCGACATTGTGGATGCCCACTACCGTGCCTGTCTGTATGCCGGAATCAAGGTGTCCGGAACCAATGCCGAGGTGATGCCCGCCCAGTGGGAGTTCCAGGTGGGACCCTGCGTGGGCATCTCCATTGGCGATGACCTCTGGATGGCCCGTTTCCTCTTGCACCGCATCTCCGAGGAGTTTGGC ATTGTGTCCACTTTGGACCCCAAGCCGATGCCCGGCGACTGGAACGGCGCTGGTGCCCACACCAATGTGTCCACAAAGGCAATGCGCGAGGATGGTGGCATCCGGGACATTGAGAAGGCGGTGGCCAAGCTGTCCAAGTGCCACGAGCGGCACATCCGGGCCTACGATCCCAAGCAGGGTCAGGACAACGCCCGTCGTCTGACCGGCAAGCACGAGACGAGCTCCATCAACGACTTCAGTGCCGGAGTGGCCAACCGCGGATGCAGCATACGCATTCCCCGCGGGGTCAACGACGATGGCAAGGGCTACTTCGAGGATCGTCGCCCCAGCTCCAACTGCGATCCCTACTCCGTGGTGGAGGCCATCTTGCGCACCATCTGCCTGGACGAATAG